One Thalassospira marina DNA window includes the following coding sequences:
- a CDS encoding FecR family protein, producing the protein MEHSSAFLKNAPADDVSEQAIYWFALLLDGAETDQDRKAFARWIAADDANRQAFLEIEHLWAGTSSLDMSARTSPIGRRAFLGAGLAAGLVGAAGWYGNVIPHHPFADFSVPKGERRKFTLMPGIQAELASQTSLSLARNDLGQTGLTLHEGEVFLEHDGTQTGFFVAAAGGMVRPREAARFDISHYDARAEVISAQGMLDVSADASSVGLGQGRGLSFGPADMGVPYQVDLAMRLAWRQGRLVFVGERLDRVATVLQRWQPGKIVVLGEALKQRPVTLVVNLNRTGDILPLMGKVLNVEVNQIGNYLTILRAA; encoded by the coding sequence ATGGAACACAGCAGCGCGTTTTTAAAAAATGCACCGGCCGATGATGTCTCCGAACAGGCGATATACTGGTTTGCCCTGTTGCTTGATGGCGCGGAAACCGATCAGGACCGCAAGGCCTTTGCCCGCTGGATTGCCGCAGACGATGCCAACCGGCAGGCTTTTCTGGAAATCGAACATCTTTGGGCCGGGACCTCCAGCCTTGATATGTCAGCTCGAACGTCGCCAATCGGGCGGCGGGCCTTTTTGGGTGCCGGGCTGGCTGCTGGGCTGGTTGGGGCGGCTGGCTGGTATGGCAATGTTATTCCCCATCATCCCTTTGCCGATTTTTCGGTGCCAAAGGGTGAACGCCGTAAATTCACGCTTATGCCCGGTATTCAGGCGGAACTGGCAAGCCAGACGTCCCTGTCACTGGCGCGAAATGACTTGGGTCAAACCGGCCTCACCCTTCATGAAGGCGAGGTCTTTCTGGAGCATGACGGCACCCAGACGGGATTTTTTGTGGCAGCGGCGGGCGGCATGGTCCGCCCGCGTGAAGCAGCCCGGTTTGATATTTCCCATTATGATGCGCGCGCGGAAGTAATTTCAGCACAGGGGATGCTTGATGTATCGGCCGATGCGTCATCGGTCGGGCTTGGGCAAGGCAGGGGATTATCATTTGGTCCGGCCGATATGGGCGTGCCCTATCAGGTTGATCTTGCCATGCGGCTGGCCTGGCGGCAGGGACGGCTGGTATTTGTGGGCGAACGACTGGATCGTGTGGCGACCGTTTTACAACGCTGGCAGCCGGGCAAAATTGTGGTGTTGGGTGAAGCGTTAAAACAGCGTCCCGTGACCCTTGTGGTTAACCTTAATCGTACCGGCGATATTTTGCCGCTGATGGGCAAGGTTTTAAATGTCGAGGTCAATCAGATTGGCAATTATCTGACGATCCTGCGGGCGGCCTGA
- the trmB gene encoding tRNA (guanosine(46)-N7)-methyltransferase TrmB has protein sequence MRSNRPIPTPDRPNFYGRRGSRAPKASRKVLMDDLLPKLTIEYPDQAGIDPATYFAPDRKELWLEIGFGGGEHLAGQAEANPEIGIIGCEPYMDGVSSMIRHISERNLENVRIVPDDSRPLLYKLQDACFDRAFLLFPDPWPKKRHAERRFVGPKNLALLARLIKDGGEFRVASDDMQYISWTLQHLHNHPDFEWLAESPDDWRIPPEDWVKTRYEQKALRQGKKCNYLRFRRKARA, from the coding sequence ATGCGTAGCAACAGACCCATCCCGACCCCTGATCGCCCGAATTTTTATGGCCGCCGTGGCAGCCGTGCGCCCAAAGCGTCACGCAAAGTCCTGATGGATGATCTGTTGCCAAAGCTGACCATCGAATATCCCGACCAGGCCGGTATTGACCCGGCAACCTATTTCGCCCCGGATCGCAAGGAACTGTGGCTTGAAATCGGTTTTGGCGGTGGTGAACATCTGGCCGGGCAGGCCGAAGCCAACCCGGAAATCGGCATTATCGGCTGTGAACCCTATATGGATGGGGTCAGCAGCATGATCCGCCATATCAGCGAGCGGAATTTGGAAAATGTTCGCATCGTGCCCGACGATTCTCGCCCGCTGCTTTATAAGTTGCAGGATGCGTGCTTTGATCGGGCGTTTTTGCTGTTCCCCGATCCCTGGCCGAAAAAGCGCCATGCGGAACGCCGGTTTGTTGGCCCCAAAAACCTGGCTTTGCTGGCCCGTCTGATCAAGGATGGCGGCGAGTTTCGCGTTGCCAGTGATGACATGCAGTATATTTCCTGGACGCTGCAGCATTTGCATAACCACCCGGATTTTGAGTGGCTGGCCGAAAGCCCCGATGACTGGCGCATTCCGCCGGAAGACTGGGTAAAAACCCGCTATGAGCAAAAGGCCCTGCGCCAGGGCAAAAAATGCAATTACCTGCGATTCCGGCGGAAAGCCCGCGCCTGA
- a CDS encoding HlyD family type I secretion periplasmic adaptor subunit translates to MIPPFNKPGLSVAAHTPNGNIPAGGGDTRGEMLLGDGQTGVSLALASLRRHMLFGAGAVLSLFALMMVWLIFASLSGAVVAGGKIVVESNAKVVQHPDGGIVGQIFVRDGDHVKTGDMLVRLDDTRARASLGIVESQIDALSASQMRLLAERDERITPVIPAILADRLNQRDIADLIHAETRLFEARKNSLIGEKQQLEQKRRQLNERIGGLEAQKTANMEQHRHIMDELSGLEMLFAKQLVPITRVAALRREKANLEGQHGELAAEIASIQTQIAETQMAILQLERDRRTEVLTDLSDVERQLAELKQRQIALVDQLRRTDIRAPYAGTIYQMQVHSEGGVISAGEKIMGIVPDQDALVVEARTRPQDVDQIHPGQKAMLRFTAFNRRTTPELAGEVDFVAADLSRDEVTGESYYPVRMHIEPGELARLGDHVLIPGMPVETFIATGERTALSYFMKPLADQFARAFREE, encoded by the coding sequence ATGATCCCCCCTTTCAATAAGCCCGGCCTTTCAGTGGCAGCACATACCCCGAATGGAAATATACCTGCCGGTGGCGGGGATACCCGTGGCGAGATGCTTCTTGGTGATGGGCAAACAGGTGTCAGTCTGGCGCTGGCATCGCTGCGTCGGCATATGCTGTTTGGGGCGGGGGCGGTTTTGTCGCTTTTTGCCCTGATGATGGTGTGGCTGATTTTTGCCAGCCTTTCAGGTGCGGTGGTGGCAGGGGGTAAAATCGTTGTCGAAAGCAATGCCAAGGTGGTGCAGCATCCCGATGGCGGGATTGTTGGCCAGATATTTGTGCGCGATGGCGACCATGTAAAAACCGGCGATATGCTGGTGCGCCTGGATGATACAAGGGCGCGTGCCAGCCTTGGCATTGTCGAAAGCCAGATTGATGCCCTTTCTGCCAGCCAGATGCGCCTTTTGGCGGAACGCGATGAACGGATCACACCCGTTATCCCGGCGATATTGGCGGACCGTCTGAACCAGCGCGATATTGCAGACCTTATTCATGCCGAAACCCGCCTGTTTGAAGCGCGGAAAAACAGCCTGATTGGGGAAAAGCAGCAACTGGAACAAAAGCGCCGCCAGCTAAACGAACGGATTGGCGGGCTGGAAGCCCAGAAAACAGCCAATATGGAACAGCACCGCCATATCATGGACGAGCTTTCGGGCCTCGAAATGCTGTTTGCCAAACAGTTGGTGCCCATCACCCGTGTCGCAGCACTTCGCCGGGAAAAGGCCAATCTTGAAGGGCAGCACGGCGAACTGGCGGCTGAGATCGCCTCGATCCAGACGCAGATTGCAGAAACGCAAATGGCGATCCTGCAGCTTGAACGTGACCGCCGCACCGAAGTTTTGACCGATCTTTCCGATGTGGAACGCCAGTTGGCCGAACTTAAACAGCGCCAGATTGCCCTGGTTGACCAGTTGCGCCGTACCGATATTCGCGCGCCCTATGCTGGCACCATTTATCAGATGCAGGTGCATAGCGAAGGCGGGGTGATTTCCGCGGGCGAAAAGATCATGGGTATTGTGCCCGATCAGGATGCATTGGTGGTCGAGGCGCGCACCCGCCCGCAGGATGTGGACCAGATCCATCCGGGCCAAAAGGCAATGTTGCGTTTTACGGCTTTTAACCGTCGCACCACACCGGAACTGGCAGGCGAGGTGGATTTTGTCGCGGCGGATTTGTCGCGCGATGAGGTAACAGGCGAAAGCTATTACCCTGTGCGTATGCATATCGAACCGGGTGAGCTGGCCCGGCTGGGGGATCATGTGCTGATCCCCGGCATGCCGGTGGAAACCTTTATCGCCACGGGCGAACGCACCGCCCTTAGCTATTTTATGAAACCCCTGGCCGACCAGTTCGCCCGCGCCTTTCGCGAGGAATGA
- a CDS encoding TonB-dependent receptor, with the protein MGYMWGEGREPVPGDMAPGRRFGLLSQKLAATALSGCLLVVMPHVVLAASTDVGTAPEAAIATVTATELAQAVSSDPSFRFDIPAQKLTSALVEYSRITGIDVVIDGDLSSNHVTPAFKGEMTANQALDSLLNGTGLTWQALDSHTVSIVTVHVDQSLSPVVTAPVTITSYAGRGVGVDADPETVYETPGGLSVVTRDDMQKVPGREARDIFGQVAGVDISNDARDPGLTVNVRGQQEMGRVNVNIDGARQNYNQTTHGTTSRVYVDPALLANVTIDKTNMNQSGGAGTSAGIVTLRTLNTDDILDFGEDWGGKVNLSHGTNNYNFAGDASVAARVSPKLDIAAAMSRKTIGNYRAGSRNPELFTLSSGKEYTTENSRPEYTFSRHTSGLLKANIQLTDDQELHLGYVGSTVDYAKTSDVTNLYTDFNETQTHTLTAKHNWNPDSELIDLNTNLYWTRTKNHQNRPARYNSSGRVTTDSFSTDYTLDTAGADIANSSDWYLGNLAGGSSSIRFNYGTEFFQDKAKTDSSTGGEGGAGEDYQLEGSTPGGKRDVYGGFLKTTYDWDEMFQVYGGLRYDRYQLDGNAYWCDTAHPCTSGGVSYDVNLSDQKVSPSFGASVTPFDGIQFFANYRKNMRAPTIAEAMIKGEHIGDVGIPFYANGNLQSEESETKEIGVNFKFDDVLQKHDRFRAKFTYYRTKIDNYVTLGYVPEPTTNVSCIPSPCTPSYIGRTITTNQAAAMVNLTDPVYINGSEFDLNYDADMYYLGGTLTLNDVDLKGNYNPFVLNTAYDEYANYQLDEVKPANLFNLTGPIYGNGGTLYGIYAPPKRKITLDGGLRLFDQNLILGMRATFVEPQDNFGSSNISTVVGKYFSYRFFDFYSSYKINDHVAVRLAVNNFLDEAYVQGSGGTYAAAPGRTGILTLSGNF; encoded by the coding sequence ATGGGTTATATGTGGGGAGAAGGCCGGGAACCGGTGCCGGGGGACATGGCACCGGGGCGAAGATTCGGCCTTTTGTCACAAAAACTGGCGGCCACGGCCCTATCGGGCTGCTTGCTGGTTGTTATGCCGCATGTGGTGCTGGCGGCATCTACTGATGTTGGCACGGCACCAGAAGCTGCAATAGCAACCGTAACCGCTACGGAACTGGCACAGGCCGTATCTTCCGATCCATCATTCCGGTTTGATATTCCGGCGCAAAAGCTGACATCGGCGCTGGTCGAATATTCCCGGATTACCGGCATTGATGTGGTTATTGATGGCGATCTTTCTTCCAACCATGTAACGCCTGCTTTCAAAGGCGAAATGACAGCAAACCAGGCGCTGGACAGTTTGTTGAATGGTACGGGCCTGACATGGCAGGCGCTTGATTCGCATACCGTTTCGATTGTTACCGTACATGTTGATCAATCATTGTCACCCGTTGTGACTGCGCCTGTGACGATTACCTCATATGCTGGGCGTGGTGTTGGTGTGGATGCTGATCCTGAAACTGTCTATGAAACACCGGGCGGGCTTTCTGTTGTGACGCGCGACGACATGCAAAAAGTTCCGGGGCGTGAGGCACGGGATATTTTTGGTCAGGTGGCCGGCGTTGATATTTCCAACGATGCTCGCGACCCGGGACTGACGGTTAATGTCCGTGGTCAGCAGGAAATGGGGCGCGTTAACGTCAATATTGATGGTGCCCGTCAGAATTATAATCAAACAACGCATGGGACAACGTCGCGTGTTTATGTTGATCCTGCGCTTCTGGCAAATGTGACGATTGATAAAACCAACATGAACCAGAGCGGCGGTGCCGGAACATCGGCCGGGATCGTAACTCTTCGAACCCTAAACACAGATGATATTCTTGATTTCGGCGAGGATTGGGGTGGAAAAGTTAATCTGAGTCACGGCACCAACAATTATAACTTTGCCGGTGACGCATCTGTCGCTGCGCGCGTTTCGCCCAAGCTGGATATTGCTGCAGCGATGAGTCGAAAAACGATCGGAAATTACAGGGCTGGTTCACGAAATCCGGAACTGTTTACACTGAGTTCCGGCAAAGAATACACCACCGAAAATTCGCGCCCGGAATATACGTTTTCACGCCACACGTCGGGATTGTTGAAAGCCAATATTCAGCTTACCGACGATCAGGAGCTGCATCTGGGGTATGTCGGCAGCACGGTTGATTACGCCAAGACCAGTGATGTGACCAACCTTTATACAGATTTCAATGAAACCCAGACTCATACATTAACTGCAAAACATAACTGGAACCCTGATTCGGAACTTATTGACCTGAATACCAATCTGTACTGGACGAGAACAAAAAACCATCAGAACCGGCCTGCGCGCTATAATAGTTCAGGGCGTGTTACGACAGATTCTTTCAGTACGGATTACACCCTTGATACTGCCGGGGCAGATATCGCCAATAGTAGTGACTGGTATCTTGGAAATTTGGCGGGCGGGAGTAGTTCTATTCGGTTCAATTATGGAACTGAATTTTTCCAGGATAAGGCCAAAACGGATTCTTCAACCGGAGGCGAAGGGGGGGCAGGCGAAGATTACCAGTTGGAAGGGTCTACTCCCGGTGGCAAACGGGATGTTTATGGTGGATTTCTTAAAACGACCTATGATTGGGATGAGATGTTCCAAGTGTATGGCGGCCTTCGTTATGATCGCTATCAGCTGGATGGTAACGCTTATTGGTGTGATACTGCTCATCCCTGTACAAGTGGCGGTGTGTCTTATGACGTAAATCTTTCTGATCAGAAGGTTTCGCCGTCCTTCGGGGCCAGCGTGACGCCCTTTGATGGTATTCAGTTTTTCGCCAATTATCGCAAAAACATGCGGGCCCCCACGATCGCAGAAGCAATGATCAAGGGGGAGCATATTGGTGATGTTGGCATTCCGTTTTATGCCAACGGCAATTTGCAGTCTGAAGAATCAGAGACAAAGGAAATCGGCGTCAATTTCAAATTTGACGATGTGCTGCAAAAGCATGACCGTTTCCGAGCCAAATTTACCTATTACCGGACCAAAATTGATAATTATGTGACATTAGGATATGTGCCGGAGCCAACAACGAATGTGAGTTGTATTCCCAGTCCATGTACTCCTTCTTATATCGGTCGCACTATTACGACTAATCAAGCAGCTGCAATGGTTAATTTGACTGATCCAGTTTACATTAACGGTTCCGAGTTCGATTTAAATTATGATGCCGATATGTACTATCTAGGCGGTACTTTGACTTTGAACGACGTTGATCTGAAAGGTAACTATAATCCTTTCGTTTTAAATACAGCATATGATGAATATGCGAATTACCAACTTGACGAAGTTAAACCGGCTAATCTGTTTAATTTGACAGGACCCATCTATGGAAATGGTGGAACGCTTTACGGTATTTATGCTCCACCGAAACGTAAAATAACCCTCGACGGTGGATTGCGGCTCTTTGACCAGAATTTGATTTTGGGAATGCGGGCGACCTTTGTCGAACCCCAGGATAACTTTGGTTCTTCCAATATTTCCACAGTCGTTGGCAAGTACTTCAGTTATCGCTTCTTCGATTTCTATAGCTCTTACAAGATCAATGACCATGTTGCGGTGCGTTTGGCAGTAAATAATTTTCTTGATGAGGCGTATGTCCAGGGATCCGGGGGGACCTATGCTGCTGCACCCGGGCGAACGGGAATTTTGACATTAAGCGGTAATTTCTAG
- a CDS encoding type I secretion system permease/ATPase → MLWRASAAAYSPSSYSSSRSSDGSAKSGAAGASGVSGSSLGRVMASLRRAFYCVAALSGVSNILMLTGPLFMLQVYDRVLASQSMPTLLALIMLVLALYLFLGTADALRARMLVRIGWRVDEQIGPDVMRHALALPLDHPGADARPVNDLDQIRQFVGSAGPVAICDLPWMPLFMGIVFLLHPWLGILALGGGVVLISLTLISETLSRRHVLRMTHQSLRRSTLLEAGHRNAEVLRAMGMVPAFLARWAMVNDRYLQTNTSAGDVTSTFTAYIKVIRLAMQSGVLALGAYLAILQEVSPGAMVAASILTARALSPVEQAIGNWRGFVAARQAYGRLGKILGCDGKSAGIADISHSRLALPAPHQTLSVQTLVVQVPSARLAASSGKHGGKPGNGMGSGRTLLKVAQLELKAGDGLGVIGPSGSGKSTLARALVGIGHCPQGTIRLDGAELSHWSRDDLGKYVGYLPQDVELFDDSIARNIARLAARPNAQKVIAAAKMAGVHDLIQSFPNGYDTQIGPGGIVLSGGQRQRIGLARALFDDPFLVVLDEPNASLDADGEQALIKAVVALRERGAIVVMIAHRPHILACVNYATVIQNGQQVAFGSRDDILRKTLRQVGESA, encoded by the coding sequence ATGCTTTGGCGTGCCAGCGCGGCTGCGTATTCCCCCTCATCCTATTCATCATCCAGATCATCCGATGGTTCCGCTAAATCGGGTGCCGCTGGGGCATCGGGCGTTTCGGGCTCATCTTTGGGCCGGGTTATGGCATCGCTTCGGCGCGCGTTTTACTGTGTCGCCGCGCTTAGCGGTGTGTCCAATATCCTGATGCTGACCGGGCCGCTTTTCATGTTGCAGGTCTATGACCGGGTTCTGGCCAGCCAAAGCATGCCAACCCTTCTGGCGCTGATCATGCTGGTTTTGGCGCTGTATCTGTTTTTGGGAACGGCCGATGCCCTGCGTGCCCGTATGCTGGTGCGGATCGGCTGGCGCGTTGATGAACAGATTGGCCCCGATGTCATGCGCCATGCCCTTGCCCTGCCGCTTGATCATCCGGGTGCCGATGCAAGGCCGGTGAATGACCTGGATCAGATCCGCCAGTTTGTTGGCAGTGCCGGGCCGGTGGCAATTTGTGATTTGCCCTGGATGCCCCTGTTTATGGGGATCGTGTTTTTGCTGCATCCCTGGCTGGGGATTTTGGCGCTGGGCGGTGGTGTGGTTCTGATCAGCCTGACCCTGATCAGCGAAACCCTGTCGCGCCGCCATGTATTACGAATGACCCATCAATCGTTACGGCGCAGCACCCTGCTTGAAGCCGGGCACCGCAATGCCGAGGTGCTGCGTGCCATGGGCATGGTGCCGGCCTTTCTGGCGCGCTGGGCGATGGTCAATGATCGCTATTTGCAAACCAACACCAGCGCGGGTGACGTCACATCGACCTTTACCGCCTATATAAAAGTCATCCGCCTTGCCATGCAGTCCGGGGTGCTGGCGCTGGGGGCCTATCTGGCAATTTTGCAGGAAGTTTCCCCTGGGGCAATGGTTGCCGCCTCGATCCTGACGGCGCGTGCCCTTTCGCCAGTCGAACAGGCAATCGGGAATTGGCGCGGCTTTGTTGCTGCCCGTCAGGCTTATGGCCGGTTGGGAAAAATCCTGGGCTGCGATGGTAAATCTGCCGGGATCGCGGATATATCCCATTCCCGCCTCGCCCTGCCCGCCCCGCATCAGACTCTGTCGGTTCAAACCCTGGTGGTACAGGTGCCATCGGCACGGTTGGCCGCATCTTCGGGCAAACATGGGGGTAAACCAGGCAATGGCATGGGTAGCGGGCGTACCCTGTTAAAGGTGGCGCAACTGGAGCTTAAGGCCGGTGATGGCCTTGGCGTGATTGGCCCCAGCGGGTCTGGTAAATCAACCCTTGCCCGTGCGCTGGTGGGCATCGGGCATTGCCCGCAGGGCACCATTCGCCTTGATGGGGCAGAGCTTTCGCACTGGTCGCGCGATGATCTGGGAAAATATGTGGGGTATCTGCCCCAGGATGTGGAACTGTTTGACGATAGCATTGCACGCAATATCGCCCGGCTGGCGGCACGGCCAAACGCGCAAAAGGTGATTGCGGCGGCGAAAATGGCCGGTGTCCATGATTTGATCCAGTCCTTTCCCAATGGTTATGACACACAGATCGGTCCCGGTGGCATCGTTCTTTCGGGCGGGCAGCGCCAGCGCATCGGTCTGGCCCGTGCCCTGTTTGATGACCCGTTTCTGGTGGTGCTTGATGAACCCAATGCCAGCCTGGATGCCGATGGCGAACAGGCCCTGATCAAGGCGGTGGTGGCCCTGCGCGAACGTGGTGCGATTGTCGTGATGATTGCCCATCGCCCGCATATTCTGGCCTGCGTGAATTACGCCACCGTTATCCAGAATGGCCAGCAGGTTGCCTTTGGTAGCCGGGACGACATTTTGCGCAAAACCCTGCGCCAGGTCGGAGAAAGCGCATGA
- the metK gene encoding methionine adenosyltransferase: protein MSHKEYLFTSESVSEGHPDKVCDRISDSIVDIFLAADADSRVAVETLATTNRVVLAGEVRGPASVANNETMIEAAREAIRAIGYEQEGFSWKTAEISCHVHEQSVDIAQGVDSKDNKDLGAGDQGIMFGYACDETDELMPAPIQFSHRILRHMAEDRHSGKSAIFGPDAKSQVTLRYVDGKPVGATSVVVSTQHNDGVSQDDVRAAVLPYIEAALPEGWLPAQDEIYINPTGRFVIGGPDGDAGLTGRKIIVDTYGGAAPHGGGAFSGKDPTKVDRSAAYAARYLAKNVVAAGLAGKCTIQVAYAIGVSKPLALYVNTHETGEVDEVKLGKVLRELMDLSPRGIREHLNLCAPIYTPTSAYGHFGRQPEAGGFFSWEKTDLVGELKSAFGA from the coding sequence ATGTCTCATAAAGAATATCTGTTCACGAGCGAATCCGTTTCGGAAGGTCATCCCGATAAGGTTTGCGACCGTATTTCTGACTCGATCGTTGATATTTTCCTGGCTGCCGATGCGGATTCCCGCGTTGCTGTTGAAACCCTGGCAACGACCAATCGTGTCGTTCTGGCAGGGGAAGTTCGCGGTCCGGCAAGTGTCGCCAATAACGAAACCATGATCGAGGCAGCCCGCGAAGCCATTCGCGCCATCGGTTACGAACAGGAAGGTTTTAGCTGGAAGACGGCTGAAATTTCCTGCCACGTTCATGAACAGTCGGTAGACATCGCCCAGGGCGTTGACTCCAAGGACAATAAAGACCTTGGCGCTGGTGACCAGGGCATCATGTTTGGCTATGCCTGTGATGAAACCGACGAGCTGATGCCGGCCCCGATCCAGTTTTCGCACCGGATCCTGCGCCATATGGCAGAAGACCGCCATTCGGGCAAATCGGCCATTTTCGGCCCGGATGCCAAAAGCCAGGTGACCCTGCGCTATGTCGATGGCAAGCCGGTTGGTGCAACGTCGGTTGTGGTTTCGACCCAGCATAACGACGGCGTCAGCCAGGATGACGTCCGCGCTGCTGTTCTGCCCTATATCGAAGCTGCCCTGCCGGAAGGCTGGTTGCCCGCGCAGGACGAAATCTATATCAACCCGACGGGCCGTTTTGTCATTGGTGGACCGGATGGTGATGCGGGCCTGACGGGCCGTAAAATCATTGTTGATACCTATGGCGGTGCCGCACCGCATGGTGGCGGCGCATTCTCGGGCAAAGATCCGACGAAGGTTGACCGTTCTGCTGCCTATGCAGCGCGCTATCTGGCAAAGAATGTGGTCGCGGCTGGCCTGGCTGGCAAATGCACCATTCAGGTTGCCTATGCGATTGGTGTTTCCAAGCCGTTGGCACTTTATGTCAACACCCATGAAACCGGTGAAGTTGACGAAGTGAAGCTGGGCAAGGTCCTGCGTGAATTGATGGATCTCAGCCCGCGTGGCATTCGCGAGCATCTTAATCTGTGCGCGCCGATCTATACGCCGACCTCGGCCTATGGTCACTTTGGCCGTCAGCCGGAAGCAGGCGGGTTCTTCTCGTGGGAGAAAACCGACTTGGTTGGTGAGCTGAAATCGGCATTTGGTGCCTGA
- a CDS encoding calcium-binding protein yields the protein MTINIDLNADASGNGVDLHGVIEDFNANFSLGSGNHGTFYTGLLDTTLSYSGTQYYVEDQDSGSSYTGGVLATAGDDSFAYDISSHTITGDLDGFSFGENLGYNAGYTGYEFTDSSVDISNLGLSGTDTNDVLVDIYTGSTDALESAFASEGVAINGSAGADVIGGWSGDDVLTGNGGADVFEFDASASFGDDTITDFTNGSDLIGLDYNDVTITGDSSHTVITHANGTVTLSGVDFATIDQNDFV from the coding sequence ATGACGATCAATATCGACCTGAACGCAGACGCATCCGGCAATGGTGTTGACCTTCACGGCGTGATTGAGGATTTCAACGCAAACTTTTCGCTGGGCAGCGGTAATCACGGCACGTTTTATACTGGTCTGCTTGACACTACATTGTCGTATTCTGGCACCCAGTACTACGTAGAAGATCAGGACAGCGGAAGCAGCTACACTGGTGGCGTTTTGGCAACTGCTGGTGATGATTCTTTTGCCTATGACATTTCTTCCCATACAATCACCGGCGATCTTGACGGGTTTTCCTTTGGTGAAAACCTTGGCTACAATGCCGGTTATACGGGTTATGAATTTACCGACTCATCTGTCGATATTTCCAATTTGGGCCTGTCGGGCACCGATACCAATGACGTGCTGGTCGATATTTATACCGGCAGCACCGATGCCCTTGAATCCGCTTTCGCGTCAGAAGGCGTTGCCATCAACGGCAGTGCCGGTGCGGACGTGATCGGTGGTTGGTCGGGTGATGACGTTCTGACCGGCAATGGCGGTGCGGACGTTTTTGAATTTGATGCCAGCGCCAGCTTTGGTGATGACACCATCACCGATTTCACAAATGGCAGCGACCTGATTGGTCTGGATTACAACGACGTCACCATCACCGGTGATTCCAGCCATACCGTGATCACGCATGCCAATGGCACCGTGACCCTGTCGGGCGTCGATTTCGCGACCATCGACCAGAATGATTTTGTCTAA
- a CDS encoding RNA polymerase sigma factor yields the protein MALPVRTPAKWSFACRFVSKVRLVAHWDINQLFRKYQVRLRHFVQKRKLAWYTADDIVQDTFLRIVATPTLPDVKYAQSYLYRTAQNLVVDHFRRERILKFVPDAEKSLEFMASDDPLPDQIAWSRQELRQLQAAINKLPSPTREVFVLARLEGKTYVEIGEKLGIPPQTAFSRMVRALTLLRDETRPGEKN from the coding sequence ATGGCATTACCTGTGCGAACGCCTGCAAAATGGTCGTTTGCTTGCAGGTTCGTTTCAAAGGTCAGGCTTGTGGCCCATTGGGATATCAATCAACTTTTTCGCAAATATCAGGTGCGATTGCGGCATTTCGTGCAGAAGCGCAAGCTGGCCTGGTACACTGCCGATGACATCGTGCAGGATACGTTTTTGCGTATTGTTGCAACGCCCACATTACCTGATGTGAAATATGCGCAATCCTATCTGTATCGGACGGCGCAAAATCTGGTCGTTGATCATTTCCGTCGCGAACGAATTCTGAAATTTGTGCCCGACGCGGAAAAAAGCCTGGAATTCATGGCCAGCGACGACCCCCTGCCCGATCAGATCGCCTGGTCACGTCAGGAACTGCGCCAGTTGCAGGCGGCCATTAACAAGCTTCCCTCGCCAACTCGCGAAGTGTTTGTTCTGGCCCGGCTGGAAGGCAAAACCTATGTCGAGATCGGCGAAAAGCTGGGCATTCCACCGCAAACCGCCTTCAGCCGAATGGTTCGTGCCCTGACCCTGCTGCGCGATGAAACCCGACCGGGCGAAAAAAACTGA